In Candidatus Palauibacter soopunensis, a genomic segment contains:
- a CDS encoding type IV secretion system protein gives MQLPPQSIDPNVPAQIPADQLQDFKSFLDVVLDTVVGGAAPDVHTLGLQLWGGLAAVMVAWTGLKITFSGTFQPWEIVKLVIGIAIPRTLLHYYAVPIPGVGLTFPAMIAGGGIWLQNLFLSDVVSAGYTEMAALVQAYSAHLGAAWSTGNLLSIVTAGTTVIFSSLVTLVMGASLVVCLLALFCVTYAQVIWAQVAIAIAILLGPVFIAFLLFEPLSFLFWGWFRTLMVYTLYGVVAGAVLRVFMGVGMGYITTYADALMGTGTADPLELWLWAVVLMPLVVSGLMAGLKVGELASMLVSGSGSAGSGFVALVMQGASKAAAPVKPPV, from the coding sequence ATGCAACTGCCCCCGCAGTCCATCGACCCGAACGTCCCGGCGCAGATCCCCGCCGATCAGCTTCAGGACTTCAAGAGCTTCCTCGACGTGGTGCTCGACACCGTCGTCGGCGGGGCCGCGCCCGACGTTCACACGCTCGGGCTCCAGCTCTGGGGCGGGCTCGCCGCCGTGATGGTCGCCTGGACCGGACTCAAGATCACGTTCAGCGGCACGTTCCAGCCGTGGGAGATCGTCAAGCTCGTCATCGGGATCGCGATCCCCCGCACCCTGCTCCACTACTACGCCGTCCCGATCCCCGGCGTCGGGCTGACGTTTCCGGCGATGATCGCCGGAGGCGGGATCTGGCTCCAGAACCTGTTCCTGTCCGACGTGGTGTCGGCCGGCTACACCGAGATGGCGGCGCTCGTGCAGGCGTACAGCGCGCACCTGGGCGCGGCATGGTCCACCGGCAACCTGCTCTCGATCGTGACGGCGGGGACGACCGTGATCTTCTCCTCGCTCGTCACGCTCGTGATGGGCGCGTCGCTCGTGGTCTGCCTGCTGGCGCTGTTCTGCGTCACCTACGCGCAGGTGATCTGGGCGCAGGTCGCCATCGCCATCGCGATCCTGCTCGGTCCGGTGTTCATCGCGTTCCTGCTCTTCGAGCCGCTCTCGTTCCTGTTCTGGGGATGGTTCCGGACCCTGATGGTCTACACGCTCTACGGCGTCGTGGCCGGTGCCGTGCTCAGGGTCTTCATGGGCGTCGGCATGGGCTACATCACGACCTACGCCGATGCCCTGATGGGCACCGGGACCGCCGATCCGCTGGAACTGTGGCTCTGGGCCGTCGTGCTCATGCCGCTCGTCGTCTCCGGCCTGATGGCCGGGCTCAAGGTCGGTGAACTCGCCTCGATGCTCGTGTCCGGCTCCGGCTCCGCCGGGTCCGGGTTCGTCGCGCTCGTCATGCAGGGGGCGAGCAAGGCCGCCGCTCCCGTCAAGCCCCCCGTCTGA